A window of Candidatus Paracaedimonas acanthamoebae genomic DNA:
CAGTTTTAGATTATTGTGCAGGAGCTGGAGGCAAGACGCTTGCGTTAGCAGGGCTGATGGATAATAAAGGGCACATCGATGCATACGATGTATCATCTACTCGATTGAGAAAAGCTGAACTTCGGGCACAGCGCACAGGATGTCAGAATGTTCATTTTCTAACAAACGTCTCAGATAGAACCTATGATCGTGTTTTGATCGATGCTCCTTGTTCGGGGACGGGGACATGGCGCAGGCATCCTGAGTGGAGAGTTACAATAACACCTGAAAACCTTAAAAAATTTATATCTCTTCAAAAGGAAATTATTTTTAAGGCAGTTCAAAATGTTAAAACGGGCGGCAGACTTATTTATGTCACCTGTTCTTTACTTGCTTGCGAAAATGAAGAAATTATGGAAAATTTTCTTGAGAATCATTCTGAATTTAAGGCAGTTCCTATTTCAGGAGTATGGGAAAAATTATTGAAAGTGCCATGTCCAACAGCCTCTTCATTTTTACGATTCACGCCTCATCAACATAAAACAGACGGATTTTTTATAGCGATTTTTGAAAAGAAATAAAAAATTAATTAATAACTTCGGAAGAAAAATGATTAATTTTAGCCCCTATTTTTCCTCTCTCAAGATTTATCTTCGCCCAAATAATTTTTCAATATCATATTTTTTAAGTTCCACATAAGTGGGACGTCCATGGTTACATTGTCCTGAATGAGGGGTGTCTTCCATCTTTCGAAGTAAAGCATTCATCTCCGGTAGGGACATCTTTCGGCCGGCGCGAATACTGCCATGACAAGCCATTGTTGAAAGAATTTCTTCAAGATGCTCCTTGAGGCTAAGCGGTTGACCTAATTCAATTATCTCATCTGCTAAATCTTGAATCAAGCTTGCAACGTTAAAATTTCCTAAAGCGGCAGGTGTTTCTCGTACAAGAATTGCTTCTCCCCCAAAAGCCTCAATACCAAGTCCGAATAGTTTTAATTCTTCGTTATGAGCTAAAAGAGCTTGCTGAGAAGATTCTTGGAGAGAAATCACTTCAGGGATCAATAAATATTGACTTTGAGCTTGTGCATTCAAAAACTGATTTTTAAGGTTTTCATAGACAAGTCTTTCATGAGCTGCATGCTGATCCACCAGAATAAAACCATCTTCTGTTTCTGCGACAATATAGGTTTCGTGAAGTTGGGTGCGTGCTTCTCCTAAAGGATGATGTTCTTTGAGGTCGTGAGTCTTAATTTCTTCAGAAACAAGAGGTTCTTCAAGACGAATAGCCTGTATTGCAGTGTGATCTGAAGGCATAAAATTAGAAGGACGTGGGGCAGAATAGATAGGCTTAGAGGAAGCTCGATTTGGCATCATAAAGCTTGGTTGAGATGTTTTTAGTTGAGGAATGATAGAAGGTTGCATCGCCTTTAGGGCGAAAGAACTTATCGTCGTCGCTGCTCTATGACCTGCTTCTGTTAAAGCTTGCTTTAAAGCGCCAATGATTAGGCTGCGAATAACCTCATTTTCACGGAAACGGACTTCAGTTTTGGCTGGATGGACGTTGATGTCGACTTCTCCAGGAGGAACTTCTAAAAATAAGGCAACTAAAGGATGGCGATCGCGTGCAAGAAAATCTTGGTAAGATACCCGAACCGCTGTATTCAGAAGCTTATCTTTAACCGCACGTCCGTTCACATAAAGATATTGTAAATTCGCATTGCTTCGGTTCATTGTTGGCAAACTTGCGAATCCAAGAATCTTATAATCTCCGCGTTCGGCATTAATTGAACACGTATTATCAATGAATTCTTTCCCCATCAGCATACTCAGACGATGAAGACGGCGCTCATTAATTTCTCCTAAGGTTACAGGAAGATCTAGATAAGTTTTTTTATCATCTTTAAGTGTAAAGCAGATTTCCGGATATGCCATGGCAAGTCGACTTACTGTATCGACAATCGCCGCCATTTCGGAAGTGGCTGATTTCATAAATTTTAATCGAGCAGGTGTTGCATAAAATAAGTCTCTCACTTCAATGCGTGTGCCTATATTTTGAGCAGCAGGAGTGGGGCCTATTTTTTGCCCTCCCTCAACTTTTAAAGACCACGAAGTCTCATTTCCTTGAGCGCGACTTGAGATTTCGAGGCGACTTACGGACCCAATAGAAGGAAGAGCTTCGCCTCTGAACCCAAGGGATTGGATATTAAATAAATTCTCATCTGGAATTT
This region includes:
- the mutL gene encoding DNA mismatch repair endonuclease MutL, with the translated sequence MIRLLPPNLINQIAAGEVVERPSSVVKELIENAIDAKATAIDIVIREGGKNLILVEDNGLGMTQQDLILAVERHATSKIPDENLFNIQSLGFRGEALPSIGSVSRLEISSRAQGNETSWSLKVEGGQKIGPTPAAQNIGTRIEVRDLFYATPARLKFMKSATSEMAAIVDTVSRLAMAYPEICFTLKDDKKTYLDLPVTLGEINERRLHRLSMLMGKEFIDNTCSINAERGDYKILGFASLPTMNRSNANLQYLYVNGRAVKDKLLNTAVRVSYQDFLARDRHPLVALFLEVPPGEVDINVHPAKTEVRFRENEVIRSLIIGALKQALTEAGHRAATTISSFALKAMQPSIIPQLKTSQPSFMMPNRASSKPIYSAPRPSNFMPSDHTAIQAIRLEEPLVSEEIKTHDLKEHHPLGEARTQLHETYIVAETEDGFILVDQHAAHERLVYENLKNQFLNAQAQSQYLLIPEVISLQESSQQALLAHNEELKLFGLGIEAFGGEAILVRETPAALGNFNVASLIQDLADEIIELGQPLSLKEHLEEILSTMACHGSIRAGRKMSLPEMNALLRKMEDTPHSGQCNHGRPTYVELKKYDIEKLFGRR